A portion of the Cyanobacteria bacterium GSL.Bin1 genome contains these proteins:
- a CDS encoding DUF2499 domain-containing protein: MHALSIPTWIVHISSVAEWILAIWLIWRYGEMTGQKKWWGLSLAMFPALISAMCAVTWHLFDNAEALDWLVIMQAGTTLLGNTTLCAAAWWIWRTADSSPSR, encoded by the coding sequence ATGCACGCACTTTCAATTCCCACTTGGATTGTTCATATTTCGAGTGTTGCCGAATGGATCTTGGCAATTTGGTTAATCTGGCGCTACGGAGAAATGACCGGGCAAAAAAAATGGTGGGGACTCTCGCTGGCAATGTTTCCAGCGCTGATCAGTGCCATGTGTGCCGTCACTTGGCATCTGTTTGATAACGCCGAAGCTTTAGACTGGCTTGTGATTATGCAAGCGGGTACCACTTTATTAGGAAATACGACCCTTTGTGCTGCGGCTTGGTGGATTTGGCGCACCGCTGACTCTTCCCCCTCACGTTAA
- a CDS encoding prepilin-type N-terminal cleavage/methylation domain-containing protein has translation MKPQFSLWLGLQFNHQPSSQKGLTLVESLAALVITTIALTAVAPPLLFSAATRVQSRNIKQAQAVARQELDRVRAIFTREEGLSPSKQDGNVPPKSSTSPLHQTNGPETLTADRSKLTDPKKALTLDVDGDNDIDVFVQLIRDEGACFTSGRAEDQLAVFEMGVRVYDIAAKENLGNLKTTVASSNLTQGLGQRTTNPIAVAYTEISRSDLKLSLTEYQKYLSGTSGSNCPS, from the coding sequence ATGAAACCTCAATTTTCCCTATGGCTGGGATTACAGTTTAATCACCAACCGTCTTCCCAAAAAGGGCTAACACTTGTGGAATCTCTAGCCGCACTAGTGATTACCACCATTGCTCTGACTGCGGTTGCCCCTCCTCTGTTATTTTCAGCAGCAACCCGGGTACAAAGTCGTAATATCAAGCAAGCACAAGCGGTTGCTCGCCAAGAACTTGATCGAGTAAGAGCCATTTTCACCCGTGAGGAGGGACTTTCTCCCAGCAAGCAAGACGGGAATGTTCCGCCAAAATCAAGCACTTCTCCCCTCCATCAAACCAATGGACCAGAAACACTCACGGCTGACCGCTCTAAATTAACGGACCCCAAAAAAGCCCTAACCTTAGATGTCGATGGGGATAATGACATTGATGTTTTTGTCCAGTTAATTCGGGATGAAGGGGCTTGTTTTACATCGGGTCGAGCCGAAGATCAGTTAGCTGTTTTTGAGATGGGAGTGAGAGTCTACGATATTGCTGCGAAAGAGAATTTGGGTAATTTAAAAACCACAGTTGCTTCTTCCAACCTCACTCAGGGGTTAGGACAACGAACGACTAATCCCATTGCAGTTGCTTATACCGAAATCAGCCGGAGTGACTTAAAACTGTCTCTCACTGAATATCAAAAATATCTTTCTGGTACATCAGGCAGTAACTGTCCCAGTTAA
- a CDS encoding prepilin-type N-terminal cleavage/methylation domain-containing protein, with amino-acid sequence MINVHRLKTYFANQLHFQKVANRAKGFTLTELLVTIVIGGVIVSSITALLTDVVRANQQEKVRTATQQDMERALEFIESDLKNATYIYTGDELRNKRGDLKSVASHLDVNQDYHIVLAFWKPETIPYSPAGAKIPLQCDDGSGGLNSKLNSTDTTLEECTDLQVERRTYTLVAYLQDTNPTDTWSGRSIIRRYELRKYDTNTSETYTSNSQKYLKLTLNDGYVDPVKKADDFWNWPYDSEDVDLQSSKPTINGNTSDVLVDFVDDPSNDTGNLPTCLDESGGTDTNGNGTIDVYSRTPAANQSKSFFACVRESSLDGDVSEGNQDVILYLRGNPDGRSGYNIKTSDSYTPLPTLSSQVLVRGVVDKYFDN; translated from the coding sequence ATGATAAACGTCCATCGCTTAAAAACTTACTTCGCCAATCAATTGCATTTCCAGAAAGTGGCAAATCGCGCCAAGGGTTTTACCCTGACTGAATTACTCGTCACCATTGTCATTGGTGGAGTCATTGTTTCGAGCATAACAGCCCTCCTCACTGATGTTGTCCGTGCCAACCAACAAGAAAAAGTACGGACGGCAACGCAGCAAGATATGGAACGCGCATTGGAATTTATTGAAAGTGACTTAAAAAATGCAACTTATATCTACACGGGAGACGAACTTCGTAACAAACGCGGCGATCTGAAATCCGTTGCGTCTCATTTAGACGTTAATCAGGATTATCACATTGTTCTTGCTTTCTGGAAGCCAGAAACAATTCCTTATTCCCCCGCAGGAGCAAAAATTCCTTTGCAATGTGACGATGGTTCAGGGGGATTAAACAGTAAATTGAATTCAACTGACACTACTCTTGAAGAATGCACCGATTTGCAAGTCGAACGACGGACTTATACTTTAGTGGCTTATCTTCAGGATACCAATCCGACCGATACTTGGAGCGGTCGGTCTATCATTCGGCGGTACGAGTTGCGGAAGTATGATACCAATACCAGTGAAACTTATACAAGCAACTCGCAAAAATACCTGAAACTGACGCTTAATGACGGTTATGTTGACCCAGTGAAAAAAGCAGATGACTTTTGGAACTGGCCCTATGATAGTGAAGATGTAGACTTACAGTCATCGAAACCCACTATTAATGGCAATACAAGTGACGTTTTAGTAGATTTTGTTGACGATCCGAGCAACGATACAGGCAATCTACCCACCTGTTTAGATGAAAGTGGGGGCACTGATACCAATGGCAATGGCACTATAGATGTTTATAGCCGCACACCAGCAGCGAATCAATCAAAAAGTTTCTTTGCTTGTGTAAGAGAAAGTAGCCTCGATGGAGATGTGAGCGAGGGGAACCAAGACGTCATTCTCTATCTGCGCGGTAATCCTGACGGTCGCTCGGGATACAACATTAAAACCAGTGATTCTTATACTCCCTTACCCACTTTAAGTAGCCAAGTATTAGTGCGAGGAGTCGTTGATAAGTACTTTGATAACTAA
- a CDS encoding metal-sensing transcriptional repressor, translating into MTENAAPQAQNNASSHSHPHSDFESHPHVHSEESLRRIVNRLSRLEGHIRGVKTMVSESRPCPEVLMQIAAVRGALDRVARMILDEHLSECITRASKEGNIDTELEELKAALDRFLP; encoded by the coding sequence TTGACTGAAAACGCTGCTCCGCAAGCTCAAAATAACGCAAGTTCTCATTCTCACCCGCACTCGGATTTTGAAAGTCATCCTCATGTCCACAGTGAAGAGTCGCTGCGGCGCATCGTCAATCGTCTCTCGCGCTTAGAAGGACATATTCGAGGCGTCAAAACGATGGTTTCGGAAAGTCGTCCTTGCCCAGAAGTCTTGATGCAAATTGCTGCGGTGAGAGGGGCATTAGACCGCGTGGCGCGGATGATTTTAGATGAACATTTGAGTGAGTGTATTACTCGTGCTTCTAAAGAAGGCAATATTGATACGGAATTGGAAGAACTTAAGGCTGCTTTAGATCGCTTTCTCCCTTAA